One genomic region from Rosa rugosa chromosome 1, drRosRugo1.1, whole genome shotgun sequence encodes:
- the LOC133729682 gene encoding uncharacterized protein LOC133729682 has protein sequence MFYGIVSDILSQSGFSWDSSTQMISVDENSIWEEYVKSHDEAVSFRFKRILNWDDLVNLCGKDRATGEGAETGFEATEVMTPPANEDSHIDLEGDNQASEDIHIIEDISPNQASSQKKRNEATVSSSVPPPKRRVTTKDVLGTSVDRMTSSFEELICATTQSLAPKDVLTEIMAILDLSREEQIKACAWLIENDKQFLMHVEGSPSGNEKDMMLMFISDGST, from the exons ATGTTTTATGGAATTGTAAGTGATATCTTGAGCCAAAGTGGATTTAGCTGGGATTCCTCAACACAAATGATAAGTGTCGATGAAAACAGCATATGGGAAGAATATGTGAAG TCTCATGATGAAGCTGTAAGCTTTCGGTTTAAAAGAATCCTAAATTGGGATGATTTAGTTAATTTGTGTGGCAAAGATAGAGCCACTGGAGAGGGTGCTGAAACAGGTTTTGAAGCCACTGAGGTTATGACTCCTCCTGCTAATGAAGATAGTCATATTGATTTGGAAGGTGATAACCAAGCATCAGAAGATATTCACATTATTGAAGACATTTCACCAAACCAAGCAAGTTCTCAGAAAAAGAGAAATGAAGCTACAGTCTCTTCTAGTGTACCTCCTCCAAAGAGAAGAGTTACAACTAAAGATGTCTTGGGTACTTCAGTGGATAGAATGACGTCATCTTTTGAAGAACTCATCTGTGCTACTACACAAAGTCTTGCCCCAAAAGATGTATTGACAGAAATAATGGCAATACTAGATCTTTCTAGAGAAGAACAAATAAAAGCATGCGCTTGGTTGATAGAGAACGACAAACAATTTCTCATGCATGTTGAAGGAAGTCCCAGTGGAAATGAAAAAGACATGATGTTGATGTTTATTTCAGATGGATCTACATAG